The following DNA comes from Cloacibacillus sp..
AGGGCGATGAAGGCAGCGAAGGAGGCCTCCGTGCCGACGGTCGTCCTCTGCCGGATGACGATGGGCAAAGGCGTATCCTTCATGGAGAACGTCCCCGACTATCACGGCAAGCCCGCCGCCGGTGAAAAACTCGAACAGGCCCTCAAAGAGCTCGGCAGCGACGTCTCTCTCTTTAACACGGCGCTCGAAGAGCGTAAGGGGCCGCTCCCCAAGGGACGCCATGTCGCTCCGGAAAAGCCGGCGCTTGAACTCGGCGTTCCTCACACATACACCAAGGAAGACAAAAAGGACAATCGCGGAGCCTTCGGAAAGGCTCTCGCGGAGGTCGGAGAGCTCAACTATAAAAAGGCGGACGCGACGCCGATGCTCGTATTCGACTGCGACCTCGCCGGTTCGGTGAAGGTCGACGGCTTCGCGAAGGCCTGCCCCGACAACTATGTCGAGGCAGGTATCCAGGAGCATATGACGGCGACCGCCGCCGGCGCTGCCTCGGCCGCGGGAGTCGTCTCAGTATGGGCCGATTTCGGCGTCTTCGCGAGCGACGAGGTATACAACCAGCAGAGACTTAACGACATCAACCGCGCCGGTACGAAGACGGTGCTCACCCACTCCGGCCTCGACGTCGGCGAAGACGGCATGACGCATCAGTGCATCGACTACGTCGGCCTCTTCCGCAACACCTTCGGTTGGAACGTCGTCGTTCCCGCAGACCCGAACCAGACCGACCGCGCGACGCGCTGGATGCTTGCGGAGCCCGGCAATATCTGCCTCGCGATGGGACGCAGCGTGCTCCCCGTGGTCACGAAAGAGGACGGAAGCCCCTTCTACGGCGGGGACTATGTGTTCCGCGACGGCGCGATAGATCTGCTGCGCGAGGGAACCAACGTCGTCATCCTCGCGATGGGACACCTCGCGGGCCGCGCCGTCGAAGCACACGAAGCGCTCGCGAAAGAGGGGATCAGCGCCAAAGTGCTGCACTGCGCGACGCCGCTCACAATGGATAAGGAGGCGCTCTTCGCGCTCGTCGGGGAGCTGCCGCTTCTCACCTGCGAAGACCACCACGCCGACACCGGTATCGGCGCCGTCGCCGCGATGGCCTTCGCGCGCGCCGGCAGGGCGGTCAAGATAAAGAACCTCGGCGTAACGCGCTACGGGCTTTCGGGCTCGAACAGCGACGTCCTCGCCGATATGGGGCTCACCGCCGCCGGCATCGCCGCCGGGGTGAGGGAACTGCTTAAATGATCCAGGCGGGAGATCTGGTATTTATCTGGAACCCCAAAAAGGGAGACAGCTTTCTCGTCAAGGTCCAGCCCGGGCAAAGCCAGGGCACGCACTTCGGGCAGATAAAACACGCCGAGCTCATGGAACACGACTACGGCGAGGGTATCCGCACGCCGAAAGGCGAGGTCTACTTCCTGCTGCGGCCGACGCTTGGCGAGTATACCCGCCGCCTCAAGAGGCAGACGCAGATCGTCTTTCCCAAAGAGGCGGGCTTCATCAT
Coding sequences within:
- a CDS encoding transketolase, which encodes MKVTEEIRNFKAESISVGGIAELKEASREARVWAVVATAAAKSGHPAGALSSMDIYMTLLGAANVTPALADSPERDRIVVSHGHTSAGFYAALAEYGFFPAHEMAANFRRAGSPYQGHVERDVPGVDWGTGNLGQGLAAGVGFALAARTRGSQAHSWVVMGDGEQVKGQVAEARRLAAKEKLTNLTALVDWNDIQISGRLEEVMPVNIPALWAADGWQVVECDGHDHNALYRAMKAAKEASVPTVVLCRMTMGKGVSFMENVPDYHGKPAAGEKLEQALKELGSDVSLFNTALEERKGPLPKGRHVAPEKPALELGVPHTYTKEDKKDNRGAFGKALAEVGELNYKKADATPMLVFDCDLAGSVKVDGFAKACPDNYVEAGIQEHMTATAAGAASAAGVVSVWADFGVFASDEVYNQQRLNDINRAGTKTVLTHSGLDVGEDGMTHQCIDYVGLFRNTFGWNVVVPADPNQTDRATRWMLAEPGNICLAMGRSVLPVVTKEDGSPFYGGDYVFRDGAIDLLREGTNVVILAMGHLAGRAVEAHEALAKEGISAKVLHCATPLTMDKEALFALVGELPLLTCEDHHADTGIGAVAAMAFARAGRAVKIKNLGVTRYGLSGSNSDVLADMGLTAAGIAAGVRELLK